The Corylus avellana chromosome ca8, CavTom2PMs-1.0 genome has a segment encoding these proteins:
- the LOC132190105 gene encoding uncharacterized protein LOC132190105 → MAVSVRLMGLIVAFCGAVSFIFGVVAENKKPAAGTPITGKGVVICKYSSDPTVVLGYLSVAFLIATTVAGYLSLFYPYKGKSVPQSALFRSTSFVVFFNIAIFTTGLAATMLLWPTIQEQIHQARNVHSNLNTDCPTAKTGLLGGGAFLSLDSSLFWLVALMLADNAREDYLDETGKDGVAEQQDQVYIDDYDTRQPAKGSV, encoded by the exons ATGGCTGTTTCCGTGAGATTAATGGGTCTGATAGTAGCATTTTGTGGTGCAGTTTCCTTCATATTTGGAGTTGTTGCTGAGAACAAGAAG CCAGCAGCTGGAACTCCAATAACAGGGAAAGGTGTTGTTATCTGCAAGTACTCCTCTGATCCAACTGTCGTTTTGGGGTATTTGtctgtagcatttctcattgcTACTACTGTGGCTGGGTATTTGTCTCTGTTTTACCCTTACAAAGGAAAATCTGTTCCACAAAGTGCCTTATTTAGAAGCACCAGTTTTGTTGTATTCTTCAACATTGCTAT ATTTACTACTGGATTAGCTGCAACAATGCTATTATGGCCAACAATCCAAGAGCAGATTCACCAAGCACGCAACGTTCATAGCAATCTCAACACGGATTGCCCGACTGCCAAGACTGGTCTCCTTGGTGGTGGCGCTTTTTTATCCCTGGATTCATCGCTCTTCTGGCTGGTTGCCCTCATGTTAGCCGACAATGCACGTGAGGATTACCTTGATGAAACAGGAAAGGATGGTGTGGCTGAACAACAAGATCAGGTATACATAGATGATTATGATACACGTCAACCCGCCAAGGGCAGTGTGTGA